One window from the genome of Gimesia aquarii encodes:
- the rsmD gene encoding 16S rRNA (guanine(966)-N(2))-methyltransferase RsmD, translating into MRIIAGKYRRRKLHTNPGQTTRPITDFVKEVLFEWLGETVKEKRVADIYAGTGSLGLEALSRGARSVVFIEQDRKAHELLKRNVENIGAEKETLCWKTNAQLSSFRPKNVPDFVPFDMIFFDPPYKMIDDLKPGSRLYESLERLARDTVSSENCILILRTPRDAEFECPTLWEQFDLLQKSSMDIYFMKKRTSS; encoded by the coding sequence GTGCGTATTATAGCAGGTAAATATCGTCGGCGTAAATTACATACCAACCCAGGCCAGACAACACGCCCGATTACCGACTTTGTAAAAGAAGTGCTCTTTGAATGGTTAGGAGAGACCGTCAAAGAAAAGCGTGTTGCTGACATTTACGCGGGAACGGGATCACTGGGTCTGGAAGCACTCAGCAGAGGGGCCAGGAGTGTTGTTTTCATCGAACAAGATCGTAAAGCACACGAGCTTCTCAAACGCAATGTTGAAAATATCGGCGCGGAAAAAGAAACTCTCTGCTGGAAGACCAATGCCCAACTTTCCTCCTTCCGACCAAAAAACGTTCCGGATTTTGTCCCTTTCGACATGATCTTCTTCGACCCTCCCTACAAGATGATCGATGATCTCAAACCCGGTTCGCGCTTATATGAATCGCTAGAAAGGCTGGCCAGAGATACTGTCTCTTCTGAAAACTGTATCTTAATACTGAGAACGCCACGCGATGCTGAATTCGAATGTCCCACTCTCTGGGAACAATTCGATTTATTGCAAAAATCGAGTATGGATATTTACTTCATGAAAAAACGAACATCCAGCTAA